AGGACCTCGACATCTCGCAGCCCATCTACGTGGAGGCCATCAAGGGCCTGCCGCTGGAGAAGGACCTCGTCGTCGACATGGAGCCGTTCTTCGAGTCGTTCCGCGACGTGCAGCCCTTCCTCATCTCCAACACGAAGCCGGAGAAGGGCAAGGAGCGGATCCAGTCCGCCGCCGAGCGCGCCCGCTTCGACGACACCACCAAGTGCATCCTCTGCGCCGCGTGCACGTCGTCCTGCCCCGTGTTCTGGACCGACGGCCAGTACTTCGGCCCCGCCGCCATCGTCAACGCGCACCGCTTCATCTTCGACTCGCGCGACGAGTCGAACGTGCGCCTCGACATCCTCAACGACAAGGAGGGCGTGTGGCGCTGCCGCACGACCTTCAACTGCTCCGAGGCGTGCCCGCGCGGCATCCAGGTGACGCAGGCGATCGCCGAGGTCAAGCAGGCGATCATGCGCGGCAAGGCGTAGCGCCGCAGCTCCCCGGACCACGAAGGCCCCGCAGCTCCCCGGAGCTGCGGGGCCTTCCGTCTGCGTGCGCGTGCGTCTAGCGCTCCGCGAGGATCCGCTCGGCGGCCGCGCGCGCCTCCGCCGCGGTGCGCGCCGTGAGGACGGCATCGGCGGCGGCGCGCGCGTCGTCGAGCGTGCGTCGGCCGAGCTCCAGGCGGACGTCGGCGAGCGCGGCCGGGGTCATCGAGAGGCTCGTGACGCCGAGGCCGACGAGGACCACCGCGAGCAGCGGATCCGCCGCCGCCTCGCCGCAGATGCCGACGGGCGTGCCCGACGCGCGGCCGGCGTCGCCGAGGGTGCGCACGAGGCGGAGGACCGCCGGGTGCCACGGGTCCTGGTAGGAGGCGACCGAGCCGAGCAGGCGGTCCGCCGCCATCGTGTACTGCGTGAGGTCGTTGGTGCCGACGCTGACGAAGTCGGCGACCTCGACGACCTGGTCGGCGAGGAGCGCGAGCGACGGCACCTCGGCCATGACGCCGACCGTGCGGAGGCCCAGCTCGCGGCCGAGCTCCACGAAGTACGCGGTCTCCTCGGCGTCGGCGACCATCGGCGCCATGACCCAGAGGTCGGCGTCGGTCGCCGCGTCCGCCGCCGCGAGGGCGGTGAGCTGGTCGCGGAGGATCCGCTCGTTCGCCCGGAGCGCGCGGAGGCCCCGGAGGCCCAGCGCGGGGTTCTCCTCGTCCGCGTCGGTGAGGAAGGCGAGGGGCTTGTCGGCGCCGGCGTCGAGCGCGCGGACGACGACCTTGCGGCCCGGGAAGGCCTGGAGGAGCGCGGTGTACTGCGCGGTCTGCGCGTCGACGGACGGCGCCTCGGCGGCGTCGAGGAAGAGGAACTCGGTGCGGAAGAGGCCGACGCCCTCGGCGCCGAGCTCGACCGCGCGCGCGGCCTCCGCGGGCGACCCGAGGTTGGCGAGGAGCGGGACGGGCGTGCCGTCGGCCAGGGCGCCGTCGGTGATGGGGGCGGCGAGCGCCTCCTCGCGGGCGCGGATCCGGCGGAGGGCGTCCTCGCGCTCGGCGTCGTCGGGGTGGACGACCACGACGCCGGCGGCCGCGTCGACGACGACCTCGTCGCCCTCGACGAGGTCGGCGGCGCCCGTCGCGCCGACGATCGCGGGGATGGAGCGGCTGCGGGCGAGGATCGCGGTGTGGCTGGTGGGGCCGCCGTCGGTGGTGACCAGGGCGAGCACGCGGTCGAGCTCGAGGAGCGCGGTGTCGGCGGGCGCGAGGTCGCGCGCGACGAGGACGAAGGGCGCGTCCGCGGTGGGGATCCCGGGCGCGGGCACGCCGCGGAGCCGGGCGATGACGCGCTGCGCGACGTCGGCGAGGTCCGCCGCGCGCTCGGCCATGTACCCGCCCATGCCCGTGAGCAGCTCCTGGAAGGTGGCGAACGCCTCGAACACGGCGCGCTCGCCCGAGCGGCCCTGGCCGACGAGGCGGCCGACCGAGTCGAGGAGCGCGGGGTCGCGCGCCATGAGCGACTGCGCGTCGAGCACGTCCTTCGCGTCGCCGCCCGCGCGGGCGCCGCGCGCGGCCAGGTCGTCCGCGGTGGCGGCGAGGGCGTCGGCGACGCGCGCGACCTCGGCCTCGGCGTCGCCCGTGAAGGCCCCGGTGCCGGGCTCGGGCAGCGGGTCGGGCATCCGCATCACGGGGCCGGTGGCCACTCCGTGTCCTACTCCGATGCCGGTGATGCGCACAGGGACTCCCTCGCTCGGGTGCGGGCCGCGCGGACGGACGTCGTCGGCGCGGGTGGTCGTCCGGTCGGGCTGCCGGAACGGCCCGTCCACGCTACCAGGGGCCGGGCGGCCCGTATCCTCGGGGGATGACCGCCCCCGACGGCCGCGGACGCCCCGCCTCCCCCTCCCCCGGCGCGACGCCCGCCGAGCCGCCCACCGCCACCGGCATCCCCGCCCTCTTCGCGCGCGTGATGCAGCTCAAGCCCGTGCGGGTCTTCCTCGCCTACGGGGCCGCGGGGGGACCGATCCTCGCGGCCGGCATGTCGTACCAGGCCGTGTTCGCGGTCTTCGCGGCGCTCGCGGTCGGGTTCTCCGTCGCGGGATCCGTGCTCGCCGACAATCCGGCGCTCCTCGACTCGCTGCTCACGCTGATCCAGGGCGCGGTGCCCGGGCTGTTCGGCGAGGGCGGCGCCATCGAGGATCCGCAGGCGCTGCTCGCCTCGAACGCCGTGACCGTGACCGGCATCATCGGATCGATCGGCCTCCTCGTCACCGCGCTCGGCTGGCTGGCCTCCACGCGCGACTCGGTGCGGCGGATCTTCGAGCTGCCGCCGCCCACCACGTTCTTCCTGCTGCTCAAGGTCAAGGACCTGGGGCTCGCCCTGGTGTTCGCGCTCGCGATGCTGCTCTCGGCCGCGCTCTCGGTGGTGAGCACCGGGCTCCTCGGCGTCGTGTTCGGGCTGCTGCAGGTCGGCGAGGACTCGCTGCTCGCCGTCGTCGTCGGGCGCACCGTGGGCCTCGCGCTCGTGCTCGCGCTCGACACGGCC
The genomic region above belongs to Clavibacter phaseoli and contains:
- a CDS encoding succinate dehydrogenase iron-sulfur subunit; the encoded protein is MSTATLDAPPAGEASAIPTFTVTLIIRRYLPGQDVEPRWEDFDVEVYPTDRILDALHKIKWEQDGSLTFRRSCAHGVCGSDAMRINGRNRLACKTLIKDLDISQPIYVEAIKGLPLEKDLVVDMEPFFESFRDVQPFLISNTKPEKGKERIQSAAERARFDDTTKCILCAACTSSCPVFWTDGQYFGPAAIVNAHRFIFDSRDESNVRLDILNDKEGVWRCRTTFNCSEACPRGIQVTQAIAEVKQAIMRGKA
- the ptsP gene encoding phosphoenolpyruvate--protein phosphotransferase; the protein is MRMPDPLPEPGTGAFTGDAEAEVARVADALAATADDLAARGARAGGDAKDVLDAQSLMARDPALLDSVGRLVGQGRSGERAVFEAFATFQELLTGMGGYMAERAADLADVAQRVIARLRGVPAPGIPTADAPFVLVARDLAPADTALLELDRVLALVTTDGGPTSHTAILARSRSIPAIVGATGAADLVEGDEVVVDAAAGVVVVHPDDAEREDALRRIRAREEALAAPITDGALADGTPVPLLANLGSPAEAARAVELGAEGVGLFRTEFLFLDAAEAPSVDAQTAQYTALLQAFPGRKVVVRALDAGADKPLAFLTDADEENPALGLRGLRALRANERILRDQLTALAAADAATDADLWVMAPMVADAEETAYFVELGRELGLRTVGVMAEVPSLALLADQVVEVADFVSVGTNDLTQYTMAADRLLGSVASYQDPWHPAVLRLVRTLGDAGRASGTPVGICGEAAADPLLAVVLVGLGVTSLSMTPAALADVRLELGRRTLDDARAAADAVLTARTAAEARAAAERILAER
- a CDS encoding YihY/virulence factor BrkB family protein, which produces MTAPDGRGRPASPSPGATPAEPPTATGIPALFARVMQLKPVRVFLAYGAAGGPILAAGMSYQAVFAVFAALAVGFSVAGSVLADNPALLDSLLTLIQGAVPGLFGEGGAIEDPQALLASNAVTVTGIIGSIGLLVTALGWLASTRDSVRRIFELPPPTTFFLLLKVKDLGLALVFALAMLLSAALSVVSTGLLGVVFGLLQVGEDSLLAVVVGRTVGLALVLALDTAVLAGAYRILSGVRIPRPQLLQGALLGGVAMGVLKVLGTALLGGASRNPLLASFAVIIGLLIWFNLICQVILICASWIAVSMSDRGIDARDLTPEQLERERLAKLDEARRILEEEERARERERYEQSRGITRVLLGLRRRRRR